AGTGTGGGTAATTCCATCTTCAATGGATTTAGTTGCTACATGTCATTTTCTcaaccccagagcagctgggtgtTACAAGATTTCAACATGTAACGGCCAAGAAACAAACTCCACATTAAAGCAGGGAAGCTGCAGTTTatgcaaattattttacatGCTCAGATATGCAAATGACAGTGAAGTAGatgcttctcttttcttcctctttttctcacTTCTCATACTCCCTTCAAGTCTGTCAGGAGAGAAGAGCTTTCCTCTGTACCTAATTGTTTTCCTATTGTTTTCATGCTGATATCTTTTGAATAGTGATTCCAGCCAACGACAATTACTTTTGTAAAAAGATAATTATAAATCTGATTTTTGAAAGATTTGAATCAAGTCTtagcatgaaaaatatttctctctgtATTCCCAGCAGGATCACAGCTTGCAGGGCTCAATGTTCTTAGATCTCCCAAGTCAGTGTCAAGCCTAACATAGTCTGCACTGTGTTAAACAAGTCTATTAAATGTAACCTGCTCTAGTGGAGACAGCACGCTCACACCTCTCATCCTCGTGTTTTTCAGGTGGTAGGGTGAAGGTGAGAGGACGAGAAGGTGGAGATGGAACTGCCAAATCATGCCAAACAACTGCTACTGCAGCTGAACCAGCAACGAGCCAAAGGTTTCCTCTGTGATGTGATCATTGTGGTAGAAAATGCCCTGTTTCGTGCCCATAAGAACatcctggcagccagcagcatgTATTTCAAATCCCTTGTCCTGCATGACAACCTGATAAACTTAGACACGGACATGGTGAACCCCACCGTGTTCCGGCAGATCTTGGACTTTATTTATACTGGCAAGCTCTTAACGACTGACCAGCCTGGTGAACAGAACTTTAATGCTCTCCTCACCGCAGCAAGCTACCTCCAACTGCACGACctggcagctctctgcagaaAGAAGCTGAAGCGGAACGGCAAGTCCTTTGCTGGCAAGGCCGGTGGCCTTGGTGTTGGGAGATCTGCCAGGAGTCAGAGACTTTCCACTGCTTCAGTCATCCAAGCTCGCTATTCAGGGTCAAATGAGGGGTTGAAGGGCTCGCACTCAAAGGAGCTGTCAAAGGGAAAGCTCTCTGATGATGAGGTCTTCATCAGCAGCTCCAACCAAGAGAACTGTCACTCCTTAAACAGGGGAACCAGCAAGAACGGCGGTGGGAGCAGCAGTGCGAACGGGAGCACCGGTGACCAGGAACTAGGACTTGACCTGTCCAAAAAAAGCCCCTCGCTCCCTGCCGCAGCCTCCCACGATGACACGCAGCACAGCGAAAGCCAGCACGGCTCTCCCCAATCtgcctcagcccctgcagccaaCAGTGCCTCATCGTTCGACGAGCCTGGCGTCGGAGCCCCCCACAGCATGGCGGACAGCAGCGACCCCATGGAGATGGATCTGAGTGAGGAGTGCCACCACTCACTGACAGAGAGCAGCCAGCGCAAGGGCCTCCGGCACTCATCCCGCAAGAAGGAGTGGATCAAGAAAGACAACGCCTTTGAC
This is a stretch of genomic DNA from Ammospiza nelsoni isolate bAmmNel1 chromosome 18, bAmmNel1.pri, whole genome shotgun sequence. It encodes these proteins:
- the HIC2 gene encoding hypermethylated in cancer 2 protein, encoding MELPNHAKQLLLQLNQQRAKGFLCDVIIVVENALFRAHKNILAASSMYFKSLVLHDNLINLDTDMVNPTVFRQILDFIYTGKLLTTDQPGEQNFNALLTAASYLQLHDLAALCRKKLKRNGKSFAGKAGGLGVGRSARSQRLSTASVIQARYSGSNEGLKGSHSKELSKGKLSDDEVFISSSNQENCHSLNRGTSKNGGGSSSANGSTGDQELGLDLSKKSPSLPAAASHDDTQHSESQHGSPQSASAPAANSASSFDEPGVGAPHSMADSSDPMEMDLSEECHHSLTESSQRKGLRHSSRKKEWIKKDNAFDRKEGGKDRDEGEGLPNGILLGPLSKSVERSLAGAYGADLPYPCKEEVENGKENSDDSGQSESESGGHTSANYVYRQEGFEPVAYGDNLYVCIPCGKGFPSSEQLNAHVETHTEEDLYIKEEGTYGSKDEAEDLSNPNQSYAAESRPFKCSVCEKSYKDPATLRQHEKTHWLTRPFPCNICGKMFTQRGTMTRHMRSHLGLKPFACEECGMRFTRQYRLTEHMRVHSGEKPYECQLCGGKFTQQRNLISHLRMHTSPT